Proteins found in one Microcoleus sp. FACHB-68 genomic segment:
- a CDS encoding glycosyltransferase family 4 protein produces the protein MKVLLSAFACEPGLGSEEGVGWNMVLQAAKYHEVWVFTRTFCQPFIEAELDKNPVPNLHFIYFDPFGWSEDWKGRQGLLQFHYYLWQIWAYFVARKLHREVGFDLVRHVTYVKHWSPSFLALLPVPFIWGPVGGAESAPKTFWNEYSRRGKIYETLRQIAQGVGERDPFTALTARRSAMALATTEETAQRLRSMKAKNVQVFSQVGLSEAEISKMAEYAVDLQSPVRFISVGRLLHWKGVQLSLRAFALANLEGVELWIVGDGPERSRLEALAGELGIADKVQFWGALPRNQTLQKMGECHALLHPSLHESGGFVCAEMMALGRPVICLDLGGPATQVTDETGIKVPAVDPEKAVKGLAEAISRLAGDQALRERMGQAGQKRLKEVFDWDVKGEFFARLCENVLAQNQTLRGGK, from the coding sequence ATGAAGGTTCTTCTATCTGCCTTCGCCTGCGAACCTGGACTTGGCTCTGAGGAAGGGGTGGGCTGGAATATGGTTTTGCAAGCTGCAAAATACCATGAAGTTTGGGTTTTTACTCGAACATTTTGTCAGCCATTTATTGAAGCGGAATTAGATAAAAATCCGGTTCCAAATTTGCACTTTATCTATTTCGATCCCTTTGGTTGGAGCGAAGATTGGAAAGGCCGGCAGGGGTTACTCCAATTCCATTACTACCTCTGGCAAATTTGGGCTTATTTTGTGGCCCGCAAACTGCATCGTGAGGTGGGTTTTGATTTAGTCCGTCATGTCACTTATGTCAAGCACTGGTCACCAAGCTTCTTGGCGCTGCTGCCGGTGCCCTTTATTTGGGGTCCCGTCGGGGGTGCAGAGTCTGCCCCCAAAACCTTTTGGAACGAATACAGCCGGCGAGGAAAGATTTACGAAACTCTGCGACAAATTGCTCAAGGAGTGGGGGAACGCGATCCGTTTACCGCTTTGACAGCGCGGCGTAGTGCTATGGCGCTAGCAACCACTGAAGAAACGGCGCAGCGATTGCGCTCGATGAAAGCAAAGAACGTTCAGGTGTTCTCTCAGGTGGGTTTGTCTGAGGCAGAAATCAGCAAAATGGCGGAATATGCCGTTGATCTACAAAGTCCGGTACGCTTCATTAGTGTAGGCCGGCTCTTACACTGGAAAGGCGTACAACTCAGCCTCAGAGCCTTTGCCTTAGCTAACTTGGAAGGAGTCGAGTTATGGATTGTCGGGGATGGGCCAGAACGAAGCCGGTTAGAAGCATTAGCCGGCGAGTTGGGAATCGCGGACAAAGTTCAGTTTTGGGGCGCTTTACCGCGCAACCAAACACTGCAAAAGATGGGGGAATGTCACGCCCTGCTTCACCCTAGTTTGCATGAATCTGGAGGGTTTGTCTGCGCGGAAATGATGGCGCTAGGCCGTCCTGTGATCTGCTTGGATCTGGGAGGGCCGGCCACTCAGGTGACAGATGAAACCGGCATTAAAGTGCCGGCTGTCGATCCGGAAAAGGCTGTTAAAGGTCTTGCTGAGGCGATATCTCGTTTAGCCGGCGATCAGGCGCTGCGAGAACGCATGGGACAGGCGGGGCAAAAACGGCTGAAAGAGGTGTTTGATTGGGATGTCAAGGGTGAATTTTTTGCCCGACTTTGTGAAAACGTTCTTGCCCAAAATCAAACCCTGCGTGGGGGCAAATAA
- a CDS encoding glycosyltransferase family 4 protein encodes MNDLRIAWLVPEVELGAYWQPVLKEFTKVFKNTVFYTGRVWPGFDPTAPGASAIQLVGETKFVETEKIDTGYNRGFIVVSPSIVGYLLKFKPQVVFPQAFSLWTVLTVLLKPVGGWRIAIIYDGSSPNTDFRDSGFRTVVRRNLARFADAFVANSEAGKKYLIEVLKVPERKIFKRTYLVPDAEALLKRMATTELPELNLQHPTFLYVGRITQRKGLKTLLEACSILKSQGYRNYTLLIVGRGDQQEELEAFIKERNFEEQVKWIGWVEYGKLGAYFSKADIFVFPTYEDVWGMVVPEAMVFGKPILCSNGAASYELIAEGENGYIFDPHDPQQLAEQMRRLLDNPDLIASMGKRSQELIAKTNPQAAAEAYIEVASFIMGKR; translated from the coding sequence ATGAACGATCTTCGTATCGCTTGGCTTGTCCCAGAAGTTGAACTTGGGGCATATTGGCAGCCGGTTTTAAAAGAGTTTACGAAAGTTTTTAAAAATACCGTTTTTTATACGGGTCGGGTTTGGCCGGGATTCGATCCGACAGCCCCCGGTGCTTCTGCCATTCAGTTAGTGGGCGAAACAAAATTTGTTGAAACGGAGAAAATTGATACAGGTTACAATCGCGGCTTTATCGTTGTATCCCCCAGCATTGTCGGTTATTTACTGAAGTTTAAGCCGCAAGTTGTGTTTCCCCAGGCTTTTTCTTTGTGGACAGTGCTAACAGTGCTATTAAAACCTGTAGGCGGCTGGCGGATTGCAATTATTTATGATGGGAGTTCTCCAAATACAGATTTTCGAGATTCTGGATTCCGAACGGTTGTGCGGCGAAACTTGGCCCGATTTGCGGATGCGTTTGTTGCCAACAGTGAAGCCGGTAAAAAATATTTAATCGAAGTGCTTAAAGTACCAGAACGTAAAATTTTCAAGAGAACGTATTTGGTTCCCGATGCGGAAGCTTTGCTCAAACGCATGGCAACAACTGAGTTGCCAGAACTTAACTTACAGCATCCAACTTTTCTGTATGTGGGACGAATTACCCAGAGAAAAGGGCTGAAAACGCTTTTGGAAGCTTGTTCAATTTTAAAAAGTCAGGGATACCGAAATTATACCTTGCTGATTGTAGGCCGGGGCGATCAGCAAGAGGAACTAGAAGCCTTTATTAAGGAGCGTAATTTTGAAGAACAGGTAAAGTGGATTGGATGGGTTGAATATGGTAAATTGGGAGCATATTTTAGCAAAGCTGATATTTTTGTTTTTCCCACTTATGAGGATGTCTGGGGAATGGTGGTTCCTGAAGCGATGGTTTTTGGCAAACCAATCTTGTGTTCAAATGGAGCCGCTTCCTATGAACTCATTGCTGAAGGAGAAAATGGCTATATTTTTGACCCCCACGATCCTCAACAATTGGCTGAGCAAATGCGCCGGCTGCTAGATAATCCTGATTTAATTGCTTCTATGGGCAAGCGGTCACAGGAGTTAATTGCCAAAACAAATCCACAAGCAGCGGCAGAAGCCTACATAGAAGTGGCATCTTTTATTATGGGCAAGCGCTGA
- a CDS encoding glycosyltransferase family 2 protein → MKHTTIAVLITCFNRKQKTLASLEALFNQVLPPEVSISVYLVDDASTDGTAEAVRQAYPAVKILHGDGNLFWNGGMRMAFEEAIKEDYDYYLWLNDDTLLEPEAVNVLLTTSHRLASEGDTAAVIAISTRDPETGKFTYGGMLQSRWWHPLNLDPLPPSQEAQPCDTICGNCVLIPRQVVERVGNLDPAFVHYAGDWDYGLRAKQQGCTVWIAPGYLGTCSQNPKPAQRTEAQLRQELNKVGQPKGLALQDVILQPMEEWKVLTQRHCGLLWPVYWLLPYRRVLWISLLGRLKGQK, encoded by the coding sequence ATGAAACACACCACTATCGCAGTCCTGATCACTTGCTTCAACCGCAAGCAGAAAACTTTAGCAAGTCTGGAGGCGCTGTTTAACCAAGTTCTCCCTCCTGAAGTTTCCATAAGCGTATATCTTGTGGATGATGCGAGTACGGATGGTACAGCAGAGGCTGTTCGCCAAGCCTATCCTGCCGTTAAGATTCTTCATGGGGATGGAAATTTGTTTTGGAATGGCGGGATGCGGATGGCGTTTGAGGAGGCGATTAAGGAGGATTATGATTATTACCTCTGGCTCAATGATGACACCCTCCTCGAGCCAGAAGCGGTGAATGTGCTGCTGACAACCTCGCACCGGCTTGCCTCTGAGGGTGATACCGCAGCCGTGATCGCCATCTCTACCCGCGATCCCGAAACCGGCAAGTTTACCTATGGCGGGATGCTGCAAAGTCGTTGGTGGCATCCATTGAACTTAGATCCCCTGCCACCAAGTCAAGAAGCACAGCCTTGTGACACGATATGCGGTAACTGTGTGCTGATTCCGCGTCAGGTGGTAGAAAGGGTGGGAAATCTAGATCCGGCTTTTGTCCATTATGCCGGCGATTGGGACTACGGTTTGCGTGCGAAACAGCAAGGATGTACAGTCTGGATAGCTCCCGGCTATTTAGGAACGTGTTCGCAAAATCCGAAGCCGGCACAAAGAACAGAGGCGCAGCTACGTCAGGAATTAAATAAAGTCGGTCAACCGAAAGGTTTAGCACTTCAAGATGTTATCCTTCAACCGATGGAAGAGTGGAAGGTGCTGACTCAGCGACATTGCGGTTTGTTGTGGCCGGTTTATTGGTTACTCCCATATCGGCGCGTCTTGTGGATTTCTTTATTAGGCCGGCTCAAAGGTCAAAAATAA
- the galE gene encoding UDP-glucose 4-epimerase GalE — MSQVKQTVLVTGGAGYIGSHAVLALQRAGYNPIVLDNLVYGHREIVEKILQVELIAGDTNDRALLDQLFATHQIAAVMHFAAYAYVGESVTAPDKYYRNNFTGTLTLLEAMQAASVKKFVFSSTCATYGVPHTIPIPEDHDQNPINPYGASKLMVERVLSDFDVAYDFKSVWFRYFNAAGADPGGLLGEDHNPETHLIPLVLLTALGRRESISIYGTDYPTPDGTCIRDYIHVSDLASAHVLGLQYLLEGGKSDVFNLGNGKGFSVTEVIETAKAITGKEIKAVKCDRRAGDPPALVGSSDKARKILGWCPEYSNLSDILSHAWQWHQQRHQ, encoded by the coding sequence GTGTCACAAGTTAAGCAAACGGTTCTGGTAACGGGTGGAGCCGGATATATCGGTTCTCATGCGGTGCTGGCGCTGCAACGTGCCGGTTATAATCCGATTGTTCTTGATAACCTGGTGTACGGACATCGGGAAATTGTCGAAAAGATACTGCAAGTTGAACTCATTGCCGGCGATACGAATGATCGTGCCCTTTTGGATCAGCTGTTTGCGACACACCAAATTGCAGCAGTCATGCACTTTGCCGCCTACGCTTATGTGGGTGAGTCCGTAACAGCTCCAGACAAATACTACCGCAACAACTTTACCGGCACTCTGACGCTGCTAGAAGCGATGCAAGCAGCGTCTGTTAAGAAATTTGTCTTTTCTTCCACTTGCGCTACCTATGGCGTACCGCACACAATTCCCATCCCAGAGGATCACGATCAAAATCCGATCAATCCTTATGGAGCGAGTAAATTAATGGTTGAGCGAGTGCTGTCTGATTTTGATGTCGCCTATGACTTCAAATCAGTTTGGTTCCGCTATTTTAATGCTGCCGGCGCTGATCCGGGCGGATTGCTGGGCGAAGATCATAACCCAGAAACTCACCTCATTCCACTTGTGTTGCTAACCGCACTAGGCCGGCGTGAATCCATCTCAATTTATGGAACTGATTATCCCACTCCAGATGGTACTTGCATTCGCGACTATATACACGTCAGTGATTTAGCATCAGCTCATGTTTTGGGCTTACAGTATTTGTTAGAGGGTGGCAAGAGTGACGTATTTAACTTAGGTAATGGCAAAGGTTTTTCAGTTACAGAAGTGATTGAAACAGCCAAGGCTATTACCGGAAAAGAGATTAAAGCTGTTAAGTGTGATCGCCGTGCCGGTGATCCACCGGCTCTCGTTGGCAGTAGCGATAAAGCCAGAAAAATTCTTGGTTGGTGTCCTGAATACTCAAACTTGAGTGATATTTTGAGCCACGCATGGCAGTGGCACCAGCAGCGTCACCAATAA